A single Balneolaceae bacterium DNA region contains:
- the rsmB gene encoding 16S rRNA (cytosine(967)-C(5))-methyltransferase RsmB, protein METEATARSVSVDILIDFDETGVLNYASADELETRGRAEVREYVQNILRRRSYLDFMIDHFSNVGIAEMKSRLKNILRLGVYDMVFMDSTPDYAAINESVEIAKFTLGSRTGDLVNAILRNLQRDIDELPKPQFEDRTKLIAVTFSHPEWLVKRWTSRFGEREAFQLMQANNKRPVYYVRVNNLRTKTENFKLRMTKSDIEFVESDWLPGYFQVESVAPFITKGWLEKGFCLIQDVAAGFAPFLLDPQPGENVYDLCAAPGTKSMVMSDLMNGEGSILAVDISSDRLEKLAQSAVEHHAENIRVRRADVNELELPEADAVLLDAPCTGTGVLSKRADLRWRRDEEGLQQAVEQQAALLDSAADMVKKGGRLVYSTCSIEEEENMQQVQNFLDRRDDFELKSAEGYLPDEVLNEEGTAYQTFPHRHQCDGHFGVLLVRKS, encoded by the coding sequence TTGGAAACCGAAGCAACCGCTCGATCCGTCAGTGTAGACATCCTCATCGATTTCGACGAGACCGGGGTGCTGAACTACGCATCTGCGGATGAGCTGGAAACGAGAGGCCGGGCCGAGGTGCGTGAATACGTGCAGAATATCCTGCGGAGGCGCTCCTATCTTGATTTCATGATCGACCATTTTTCCAACGTGGGCATCGCCGAGATGAAGTCCCGGCTCAAAAACATCCTGCGGCTGGGCGTTTACGACATGGTATTTATGGATTCAACGCCCGATTATGCGGCCATCAACGAGTCGGTGGAGATCGCCAAGTTCACCCTCGGCTCGCGCACGGGCGATCTGGTCAACGCCATCCTGCGCAACCTGCAGCGGGATATTGACGAACTGCCCAAGCCCCAGTTCGAAGACCGCACCAAACTTATTGCCGTCACCTTTTCCCACCCCGAATGGCTGGTTAAACGCTGGACCAGCCGCTTCGGTGAGCGCGAGGCCTTCCAGCTGATGCAGGCCAACAACAAGCGCCCCGTCTACTACGTGCGCGTCAACAACCTTCGTACGAAGACCGAAAATTTCAAGCTGCGCATGACCAAGAGCGACATTGAGTTCGTGGAGAGCGACTGGCTGCCGGGTTACTTCCAGGTAGAAAGCGTAGCGCCCTTCATCACCAAGGGCTGGCTTGAAAAGGGCTTCTGCCTCATCCAGGACGTCGCAGCCGGCTTTGCCCCCTTCCTGCTGGATCCCCAGCCAGGTGAGAATGTATACGATCTCTGTGCGGCGCCGGGCACCAAAAGCATGGTCATGTCCGACCTGATGAACGGCGAGGGAAGCATCCTGGCGGTGGACATCTCCTCGGACCGCCTTGAAAAACTGGCGCAGAGCGCCGTGGAGCACCACGCCGAAAACATCCGGGTACGCCGCGCCGATGTAAACGAACTCGAACTTCCCGAAGCCGACGCCGTGCTGCTGGACGCCCCCTGCACCGGGACCGGCGTGCTCAGCAAGCGCGCCGACCTTCGCTGGCGCCGCGATGAGGAGGGGCTCCAGCAGGCCGTGGAACAGCAGGCCGCCCTGCTGGACTCCGCCGCCGACATGGTAAAAAAGGGCGGGCGCCTGGTCTACAGCACCTGCTCGATCGAGGAGGAGGAGAACATGCAGCAGGTGCAGAATTTCCTGGATCGCCGCGACGACTTCGAGCTGAAATCGGCCGAGGGTTACCTCCCCGACGAGGTGCTCAACGAGGAGGGCACGGCCTACCAGACCTTTCCCCACCGGCACCAGTGCGACGGGCACTTTGGCGTCTTACTAGTCAGAAAGTCATAA
- the lon gene encoding endopeptidase La → MKSLFENFSDFEDMDEQLDDFEQAIPLMSEEEEKELSQSEIPDNLPILPLKNTVLFPGVVVPITVGRDRSLDLVKEAYESDKTIGVVSQKDEEEEDPDADDLFRIGTVAQILKLIKIPDGSKSIVIQGKTIFKVNEYTQKDPFFRAAVEPFRQEMDLAGVELDAAIRSVKETASKIVNLSPNIPSEASIAINNISSPTFLLNFISSNLNVSTSDKQKVLEIQQFSDRIELVMEFLNKELQVLNLSEEIRTKVKSDIDEQQRDFYLRQQMKAIQEALGEDSEQQEVEKLRKRLEEKNLPDDARDTAEKELLRLERTPNSSPNYGVIHSYIEWILDLPWEKFSEDNLDLNNAQKVLDEDHYGLEKVKKRIVEYLAVLKLKKDMKAPILCFYGPPGVGKTSLGRSIARALNRQFERFSLGGIHDEAEIRGHRRTYIGALPGRILRGMKKSGTGNPVMMLDEIDKVGSDYRGDPTSALLEVLDPEQNDSFADNYLELEYDLSRVLFIATANSLDTIPAPLRDRMEIINISGYTLEEKREIAKQHLMPKQIEENGLKKEHIKFTTPAIDKIIDEYTRESGVRNLERQIGAVCRGVAAKIAKGEEKKYKVGVNELGDYLGKRKYFSEVAERTTVPGVATGLAWTPYGGDILFIEASVSKGNGKLHITGQLGDVMKESAMLAMSYLRAHADALNIPEAAFKYWDLHIHVPKGAVPKDGPSAGISIFSAVASIFTQRKVRDTIAMTGEITLRGQVLPVGGIKEKVLAAKRAGIETVLLPQKNEKDVAEIEEDVIGDLEVSYLERMDPLLDLVLEEEPVSDPRERFRVSDEYKAQNGRTQSSQDAAQETIVME, encoded by the coding sequence ATGAAATCCCTTTTTGAAAATTTTTCCGATTTCGAGGATATGGATGAGCAACTAGACGACTTCGAACAGGCCATCCCCCTCATGTCAGAGGAAGAGGAGAAAGAACTTTCGCAGTCGGAAATCCCCGACAACCTCCCCATACTGCCCCTTAAGAACACCGTGCTATTCCCCGGGGTGGTAGTGCCCATCACCGTCGGACGCGACCGATCCCTGGATCTGGTAAAGGAGGCCTACGAATCCGATAAGACCATCGGCGTGGTCAGCCAAAAGGACGAGGAGGAAGAGGACCCCGACGCCGACGACCTCTTTCGCATCGGAACGGTGGCCCAGATCCTCAAACTCATCAAGATACCCGACGGCTCAAAAAGCATCGTGATCCAGGGCAAGACCATCTTCAAGGTCAATGAGTACACCCAGAAGGACCCCTTCTTCCGGGCTGCCGTCGAACCGTTCCGTCAGGAGATGGATCTGGCCGGCGTGGAGCTGGACGCCGCCATCCGCTCGGTGAAGGAGACCGCCTCCAAGATCGTAAACCTCTCTCCGAACATCCCCTCGGAGGCCTCTATTGCCATCAACAACATCAGCAGCCCCACCTTCCTGTTGAATTTCATCTCCTCCAACCTCAACGTCTCTACGTCCGACAAGCAGAAGGTGCTGGAAATCCAGCAGTTCTCCGACCGCATCGAGCTGGTCATGGAGTTCCTCAACAAGGAGCTGCAGGTACTCAACCTGAGCGAAGAGATCCGAACCAAGGTCAAATCGGACATCGACGAACAGCAGCGCGATTTCTACCTGCGTCAGCAGATGAAAGCCATTCAGGAGGCCCTGGGCGAAGACAGCGAACAGCAGGAGGTCGAGAAGCTGCGCAAACGCCTGGAGGAGAAAAATCTCCCGGATGATGCGCGCGATACCGCCGAGAAGGAACTCCTTCGCCTGGAGCGCACGCCCAACTCCTCCCCCAATTACGGGGTCATCCACTCCTACATCGAGTGGATCCTCGACCTGCCCTGGGAAAAATTTTCGGAGGACAACCTCGACCTGAACAACGCCCAGAAGGTGCTGGACGAGGACCACTACGGACTGGAAAAGGTTAAGAAACGTATTGTCGAGTACCTGGCGGTTCTCAAGCTCAAGAAAGACATGAAAGCCCCCATACTATGCTTCTACGGCCCTCCCGGCGTGGGGAAAACCTCCCTGGGCCGCTCCATCGCCCGGGCCCTCAACCGCCAGTTCGAGCGCTTCAGCCTGGGCGGCATCCACGACGAAGCGGAGATACGGGGACACCGCCGCACCTACATCGGCGCCCTCCCCGGACGCATCCTGCGCGGCATGAAGAAGTCGGGCACCGGCAACCCGGTGATGATGCTTGACGAAATCGACAAGGTGGGCTCCGACTACCGCGGCGACCCCACCTCCGCCCTGCTCGAGGTGCTGGATCCCGAGCAGAACGACTCTTTCGCCGACAACTACCTGGAGCTGGAGTACGACCTGTCGCGGGTGCTGTTCATCGCCACCGCAAACTCCCTGGACACCATACCGGCGCCCCTGCGCGACCGCATGGAGATCATCAACATCAGCGGATACACCCTCGAGGAGAAGCGCGAGATCGCCAAGCAGCACCTCATGCCCAAGCAGATCGAGGAAAACGGTCTTAAAAAGGAGCACATCAAGTTCACCACGCCCGCCATCGACAAAATCATTGACGAGTACACCCGCGAGTCGGGCGTACGCAACCTGGAGCGCCAGATCGGTGCCGTCTGCCGCGGGGTGGCCGCCAAAATTGCCAAGGGCGAAGAAAAGAAATATAAGGTGGGCGTCAACGAGCTGGGCGACTACCTGGGCAAACGCAAGTACTTTTCCGAGGTGGCCGAGCGCACCACCGTGCCCGGCGTGGCCACCGGTCTGGCCTGGACTCCCTACGGGGGCGACATCCTCTTTATCGAAGCCAGCGTTTCGAAAGGCAACGGCAAGCTGCATATCACCGGACAGCTGGGCGACGTGATGAAGGAGTCGGCCATGCTGGCCATGAGCTACCTGCGCGCCCACGCCGACGCGCTGAACATCCCCGAGGCGGCCTTCAAGTACTGGGACCTCCACATTCACGTGCCCAAAGGCGCCGTGCCCAAGGACGGTCCCTCGGCCGGCATCTCCATTTTCTCGGCCGTGGCCTCCATCTTTACCCAGCGCAAGGTGCGGGACACCATCGCCATGACCGGCGAAATCACCCTGCGCGGACAGGTGCTGCCCGTGGGCGGCATCAAGGAGAAGGTGCTGGCGGCCAAGCGCGCCGGCATTGAGACGGTGCTGCTTCCCCAGAAGAACGAAAAGGATGTGGCCGAAATCGAGGAGGACGTGATCGGCGACCTGGAGGTAAGCTACCTGGAGCGCATGGATCCCCTGCTCGACCTTGTGCTGGAGGAGGAACCCGTGTCCGATCCCCGCGAACGCTTCCGGGTCTCCGACGAATACAAGGCACAGAACGGGCGCACCCAGAGCTCCCAGGATGCCGCCCAGGAGACCATCGTCATGGAGTAG
- a CDS encoding UvrD-helicase domain-containing protein: MSQEPSFLDDLNEQQRRAVRHTEGPLLIVAGAGSGKTRVLTYRIAYLVDMERARPDEVLALTFTNKAAREMKDRIRDLAGDQARNLWMGTFHSVFSKILRFEADKIGFTSNYSIYDTDDSKNAIKQILRELNYDPKEIQPRTIQRRISDAKNELILPGQYKERFIHSTLDDITARIYEIYVERLRQNNAMDFDDLLIKPIELFGKHPEVLEKYQERFRYILIDEYQDTNHAQYKVTNMLAEKYKNLCVVGDDAQSIYSFRGADISNILDFKNDYEDALEIPLEQNYRSTQAILKVADSVIKKNDRQLEKTLWTDNDMGEMVTLLENYDERDEANRVGGWINELRARKGYGYNDFAVLYRTNYQSRVFEEVLRRKGIPYQLVGGLSFYQRREVKDVLAYLTVLANPDDDTNLLRIINEPSRGIGQKSLHDLTSHARETGRSLWNILENVEEADLYKPAENSVREFTAMMKELKEELAGGAPLSEVTRALLKRSGYMQALVEENSPKSMSRRENILELENAINYFQKNSSNPSLAAFLQEISLITDSDKYDDEKPAVTLMTVHAAKGLEFPAVFVVGLEEELFPVGSRENEEANIEEERRLFYVAITRAQEKLFFSHCRSRYKYGEEKPMARSRFLEEVSPDVVHTETGSTISQNRSRFSGEAGNGDSRTGSSSGSRGETRVEYDWKEPLYSGRGSSDNETTIHYDNPDGDPFQVGAKVEHSVFGPGKIIARSGDGERTKVTVHFKERGRKTLMLRVAKLRVIG, encoded by the coding sequence ATGTCCCAGGAACCCTCCTTCCTTGACGACCTGAACGAGCAGCAGCGCCGGGCCGTGCGTCACACCGAAGGACCGCTGCTTATCGTGGCGGGCGCAGGCAGCGGCAAGACGCGCGTGCTCACCTACCGTATCGCCTACCTGGTGGATATGGAACGGGCCCGCCCCGACGAGGTACTGGCCCTCACCTTCACCAACAAGGCGGCCCGGGAGATGAAGGACCGCATACGCGACCTGGCGGGCGATCAGGCCCGCAACCTCTGGATGGGCACCTTCCACTCGGTCTTCTCCAAAATTCTGCGCTTTGAGGCCGACAAGATTGGCTTCACCTCCAACTACTCCATCTACGACACGGACGACTCTAAAAACGCCATCAAACAGATCCTGCGGGAGCTCAACTACGACCCCAAGGAGATCCAGCCGCGCACCATTCAGCGGCGCATAAGCGACGCCAAGAACGAGCTCATTCTCCCCGGACAGTACAAGGAGCGCTTCATCCACAGCACGCTCGACGACATCACCGCGCGTATCTACGAGATCTACGTGGAGCGGCTGCGGCAAAACAACGCCATGGACTTCGACGACCTGCTGATCAAGCCCATCGAGCTCTTCGGCAAACATCCGGAGGTACTGGAGAAGTACCAGGAGCGCTTCCGCTACATCCTCATCGACGAGTACCAGGACACCAACCACGCCCAGTACAAGGTCACCAACATGCTGGCCGAAAAATACAAGAACCTCTGCGTGGTGGGCGACGACGCGCAGTCCATCTACTCGTTCCGCGGGGCCGACATCTCCAACATTCTCGACTTCAAGAATGACTACGAGGACGCCCTCGAGATTCCCCTGGAGCAGAACTACCGCTCCACCCAGGCCATCCTCAAGGTGGCCGACTCGGTCATCAAGAAGAACGACCGCCAGCTGGAGAAGACGCTCTGGACCGACAATGACATGGGCGAGATGGTCACCCTGCTGGAGAACTACGACGAACGCGACGAGGCCAACCGCGTGGGCGGCTGGATCAACGAGCTGCGTGCCCGCAAGGGCTACGGCTACAACGACTTTGCCGTGCTCTACCGCACCAACTACCAGAGCCGCGTATTCGAGGAGGTGCTGCGCCGCAAGGGCATTCCCTATCAGCTGGTCGGGGGACTCTCCTTCTACCAGCGGCGCGAGGTGAAGGACGTGCTGGCCTACCTGACCGTGCTGGCCAACCCCGACGACGACACCAACCTGCTTCGCATCATCAACGAGCCCTCCCGCGGCATCGGCCAGAAGTCGCTGCACGACCTCACCTCCCACGCCCGGGAGACCGGCCGTTCTCTCTGGAACATCCTCGAGAACGTGGAAGAGGCAGACCTCTACAAGCCGGCCGAGAACAGCGTACGCGAATTCACCGCCATGATGAAGGAACTCAAGGAGGAGCTGGCCGGGGGCGCCCCCCTCAGCGAGGTGACCCGCGCCCTGCTGAAGCGATCCGGATACATGCAGGCCCTGGTGGAGGAGAACTCTCCCAAATCGATGTCCCGCAGGGAAAACATCCTGGAGCTCGAGAATGCCATCAACTACTTCCAGAAAAACAGCTCCAATCCCAGCCTGGCCGCCTTCCTGCAGGAGATCAGCCTCATCACCGACTCCGACAAGTACGACGACGAGAAGCCGGCGGTCACCCTGATGACCGTGCACGCGGCCAAGGGGCTGGAATTCCCCGCCGTCTTTGTGGTGGGACTCGAGGAGGAGCTTTTCCCGGTGGGCAGCCGCGAGAACGAGGAGGCCAACATCGAGGAGGAGCGCCGCCTTTTCTACGTGGCCATCACCCGGGCCCAGGAGAAGCTCTTTTTCAGCCACTGCCGCAGCCGGTACAAGTACGGGGAGGAGAAACCCATGGCGCGCTCCCGTTTCCTGGAGGAGGTGAGTCCCGACGTGGTGCACACGGAAACAGGCTCCACCATCTCGCAGAACCGCTCGCGCTTTTCGGGGGAGGCGGGCAACGGGGATTCACGTACCGGTTCGTCATCGGGCTCCCGCGGGGAGACCCGTGTGGAATACGACTGGAAAGAGCCCCTCTACAGCGGGCGCGGAAGCTCGGACAACGAAACCACCATTCACTACGATAACCCCGACGGGGATCCCTTCCAGGTAGGCGCCAAGGTGGAGCACAGCGTCTTTGGACCGGGCAAGATCATCGCGCGGTCGGGCGATGGAGAAAGAACCAAAGTTACCGTACATTTCAAGGAGCGTGGCCGGAAAACACTCATGCTCCGTGTCGCAAAATTAAGGGTTATTGGCTAA
- a CDS encoding DUF5723 family protein, with protein sequence MNGFPAIRAALAALMILAALPALQSDGTSPQAQPAFNARNSALGGGGTAWLTGYEANFLNPANLFLPGGGPTDLGLSGVTFYAESFLARKGLRGFAEHTEQTLRPYRPGAIPLTSDMRRQILRSGYTGGRNTLQAMQRSEVTLLGLRWDGREEAYSVALRARQGLRTVTGRGWYTPSYHDGERDFTLVKQKETLYELSAGFARELTFIDRLWPGVHRLLVGMAPKIVLGGAFADLHYEGRYTGGSETAQSPYDYAYRHRSAGEYTDLYRSYRASGDPANAIDRTLRAYSSLVPSGFGAGLDLGLTYLIPLDRPLPSEGSVYRASRKVLRIGISVTDLGVMRYNVKPLSLRLERASMEGLSARGIASSYFTGSDGQVPEYFQRLAPSPNPLLEPDELHTEEITTSLPTALNTGVMLRLDGLRLMGDLSLGLTDNAFTTRQLTAHLGVEVRPVPALPLRGGAQLAPGRPVHWTLGTGLETNHFELHISARFLSWPGDATPLIAGAGFGGLRLKL encoded by the coding sequence ATGAACGGTTTTCCCGCCATCCGCGCGGCCCTCGCCGCGCTCATGATCCTGGCCGCCCTACCCGCCCTGCAGTCTGATGGGACCTCTCCGCAGGCCCAGCCCGCCTTCAACGCCCGCAACAGCGCCCTGGGCGGGGGCGGCACCGCCTGGCTGACCGGCTACGAAGCCAATTTCCTGAATCCCGCCAACCTGTTCTTGCCCGGCGGTGGACCCACCGACCTGGGACTCTCAGGCGTAACCTTCTATGCCGAATCTTTCCTTGCCCGGAAGGGGCTGCGCGGATTTGCCGAGCATACGGAACAGACGCTCAGACCCTACCGGCCCGGCGCAATTCCCCTCACCAGCGATATGCGACGGCAGATCCTGCGCTCCGGCTATACCGGCGGGCGCAACACCCTGCAGGCCATGCAGCGCAGCGAGGTTACCCTGCTGGGCCTTCGCTGGGATGGCAGGGAAGAGGCCTACTCGGTGGCCCTCCGCGCGCGCCAGGGTCTGCGCACGGTGACCGGCCGGGGCTGGTACACCCCCAGCTACCACGACGGCGAACGCGATTTCACCCTGGTCAAGCAGAAGGAGACTCTTTACGAGCTTTCCGCCGGCTTCGCCCGCGAACTGACCTTCATCGACAGACTCTGGCCCGGCGTGCACCGCCTGCTCGTCGGCATGGCGCCCAAAATAGTGCTGGGCGGCGCCTTCGCCGACCTGCACTACGAGGGGCGCTATACCGGGGGTTCGGAGACCGCCCAGTCGCCCTACGACTACGCCTACCGCCACCGTTCAGCCGGCGAGTATACTGACCTGTACCGCAGTTACCGCGCCTCCGGCGATCCGGCCAACGCCATCGACCGCACCCTGCGCGCCTACAGCAGCCTGGTCCCCTCGGGCTTCGGGGCGGGACTGGACCTGGGACTCACCTACCTCATACCTCTTGACCGTCCCCTGCCTTCCGAAGGCAGTGTGTACCGCGCCTCTCGAAAGGTGCTTCGCATCGGCATATCGGTCACCGACCTGGGCGTGATGCGATACAACGTCAAGCCGCTCAGTCTTCGCCTTGAGCGTGCCAGCATGGAAGGTCTGTCCGCCCGAGGCATTGCATCCAGCTATTTTACCGGCAGCGACGGGCAGGTGCCGGAGTATTTTCAGAGGCTTGCCCCCTCTCCCAACCCCCTGCTGGAACCGGATGAGCTCCACACGGAGGAGATCACCACCTCCTTGCCCACCGCACTCAACACGGGCGTGATGCTGCGCCTGGACGGCCTCCGCCTGATGGGTGACCTGAGCCTGGGACTTACCGACAACGCCTTCACCACCCGCCAGCTCACCGCCCACCTGGGCGTCGAAGTGCGCCCCGTCCCCGCCCTCCCGCTGCGGGGAGGCGCCCAGCTTGCCCCGGGACGTCCCGTGCACTGGACCCTCGGGACCGGCCTGGAAACGAACCATTTCGAGCTCCATATCTCCGCGCGCTTTCTCAGCTGGCCGGGCGACGCCACCCCCCTCATTGCGGGGGCCGGCTTCGGGGGACTGCGCCTGAAACTCTAA
- a CDS encoding valine--tRNA ligase: protein MSQAEQQLPKHYDPSQAEDKWYAYWEEHGHFHSEPDGRESYTVVIPPPNVTGVLHMGHMLNNTIQDVLVRRARMLGKNACWVPGTDHASIATEAKVVGRLREQGITKADLTREEFLEHAWEWTEEHGGIILQQLRKLGASCDWQRTRFTMEEELYEAVIDCFIELHDRGCIYRGRRMINWDPEAQTALSDEEVIHREVKSKLYHVRYDLPGSGESVVIATTRPETILADTGVCVHPDDDRYTNLIGKTAVIPLVDREVPVIADDYVDPEYGTGCLKITPAHDTNDYEIGLRHNLEVIDMFNPDGTLSEAARVHVGADRFAAREMVVADLREQGRLVEVEEIDNKVGYSERTDAVIEPRLSLQWFCRMDEMAEPALENVLNDEIAFHPSKFKNAYRHWMENIRDWCISRQLWWGQRIPAWYYGEDPEAYVIAKTEEEALAKAREKSGRPDMEANDIRQDEDVLDTWFSSWLWPITVFGGMKEPHNEEIEYYYPTDDLVTAPEIMFFWVARMIMAGYEFRGEKPFSNVYYTGIVRDSQRRKMSKSLGNSPDPLKLIEEYGADGVRTGMLFSSPAGNDLLFEEQLCEQGRNFANKIWNAFRFLMMNREEGRSYPEKLSIDRQSLADRWMLSRLHATTRAINEDFDKFRINDALRKVYSLIWDDFCDWYIELIKADEPGAAIPPERLGRGLLFFEQLMKLLHPFMPFISEEVWQRIRERDTDDAMIVTSWPEVDEEAVSELDEDLFGAIQKMISAVRNIRAEFNVDAGAEIDLHVKAKDPETARALADNEWIFRKMLRLSDYRVDTGLSKPGTSASAVIEGTELFVPLEGLIDLEKERGRVRSEIERLEGFLQTVEKKLDNEQFVENAPGEVVQRERDKKADTETNLEKLRGILKEIAS from the coding sequence ATGTCCCAAGCAGAGCAGCAGCTCCCCAAACATTACGATCCCTCCCAGGCCGAGGATAAATGGTACGCCTACTGGGAGGAGCACGGCCATTTCCACTCCGAACCCGACGGGCGCGAGTCCTACACCGTGGTCATACCGCCTCCCAACGTGACGGGCGTGCTGCATATGGGACACATGCTCAACAATACCATACAGGACGTGCTGGTGCGCCGGGCGCGCATGCTGGGCAAGAACGCATGCTGGGTGCCGGGCACCGACCACGCCTCCATCGCCACGGAGGCCAAGGTGGTGGGCCGCCTGCGTGAGCAGGGCATCACCAAGGCCGACCTCACCCGCGAGGAGTTCCTGGAGCACGCCTGGGAGTGGACCGAGGAGCACGGCGGCATCATCCTACAGCAGCTTCGCAAGCTGGGCGCCTCCTGCGACTGGCAGCGCACCCGCTTTACCATGGAGGAGGAGCTCTACGAGGCGGTCATCGACTGTTTTATCGAACTCCACGATCGCGGCTGCATCTACCGCGGCCGGCGCATGATCAACTGGGATCCCGAGGCGCAGACCGCCCTGTCGGACGAGGAGGTCATCCACCGCGAGGTGAAGTCCAAACTCTACCACGTGCGCTACGACCTGCCCGGTTCGGGCGAGAGCGTGGTTATCGCCACCACCCGCCCGGAGACCATCCTGGCCGACACCGGCGTCTGCGTGCACCCCGACGACGATCGCTACACCAACCTGATCGGTAAAACAGCCGTCATCCCGCTGGTGGACCGCGAGGTGCCGGTGATCGCCGACGACTACGTGGATCCCGAATACGGGACGGGCTGCCTGAAAATAACCCCGGCCCACGACACCAACGACTACGAGATCGGCCTTCGTCACAACCTGGAGGTCATCGACATGTTCAACCCCGACGGCACCCTCAGCGAAGCCGCCAGGGTGCATGTGGGCGCCGACCGTTTCGCGGCGCGCGAGATGGTGGTGGCCGATCTGCGGGAGCAGGGACGGCTGGTGGAGGTGGAGGAGATCGACAACAAGGTGGGCTATTCCGAGCGCACCGACGCGGTCATCGAGCCGCGGCTCTCCCTGCAGTGGTTCTGCCGCATGGACGAGATGGCCGAACCCGCCCTGGAAAACGTACTCAACGACGAGATCGCCTTCCACCCTTCGAAATTCAAAAACGCCTACCGCCACTGGATGGAGAACATCCGCGACTGGTGCATCTCGCGCCAGCTCTGGTGGGGGCAGCGCATCCCTGCCTGGTACTACGGGGAGGACCCCGAGGCGTACGTGATCGCCAAGACCGAGGAGGAGGCCCTCGCCAAGGCCCGCGAGAAGTCCGGGCGGCCTGACATGGAAGCCAACGACATCCGCCAGGACGAGGACGTGCTGGACACCTGGTTCTCCTCCTGGTTGTGGCCCATCACCGTCTTCGGCGGAATGAAGGAGCCGCACAACGAGGAGATCGAGTATTACTATCCGACGGACGACCTGGTCACTGCGCCCGAAATCATGTTTTTCTGGGTGGCGCGCATGATTATGGCCGGCTATGAATTCCGCGGCGAGAAACCCTTCAGCAACGTCTACTACACCGGCATCGTCCGCGACAGCCAGCGCCGCAAGATGTCGAAGTCGCTGGGCAACTCCCCCGATCCCCTGAAGCTCATCGAGGAGTACGGCGCCGACGGGGTCCGCACCGGCATGCTTTTTTCCTCCCCCGCCGGCAACGACCTGCTCTTCGAGGAGCAGCTCTGCGAACAGGGGCGCAACTTCGCCAACAAGATCTGGAACGCCTTCCGCTTTCTGATGATGAACCGGGAGGAGGGACGCAGCTACCCCGAGAAGCTGTCCATCGACCGCCAAAGCCTGGCCGACCGCTGGATGCTTTCCCGGCTGCACGCCACCACCCGCGCCATCAACGAGGACTTCGACAAATTCCGCATCAACGACGCCCTGCGCAAGGTCTATTCGCTCATATGGGATGATTTCTGCGACTGGTACATCGAGCTCATCAAGGCTGACGAGCCGGGAGCCGCCATCCCGCCGGAGCGGCTGGGCAGAGGACTCCTTTTCTTCGAGCAGCTCATGAAACTGCTCCATCCCTTCATGCCCTTCATCAGCGAGGAGGTGTGGCAGCGCATACGCGAGCGCGATACCGACGATGCGATGATCGTTACCTCCTGGCCTGAGGTGGACGAGGAGGCCGTCTCTGAATTGGACGAGGATCTTTTCGGCGCCATACAGAAGATGATCTCCGCGGTGCGCAACATCCGCGCCGAGTTCAACGTGGACGCCGGCGCGGAGATCGACCTGCACGTCAAGGCAAAGGACCCGGAGACCGCTCGGGCCCTCGCCGACAACGAGTGGATTTTCCGCAAGATGCTTCGGCTGAGTGACTACAGGGTGGATACCGGCCTCTCCAAGCCCGGCACTTCCGCCTCGGCCGTAATTGAGGGCACCGAACTCTTCGTGCCTCTGGAAGGGCTCATCGACCTGGAGAAGGAGCGCGGGCGCGTCCGCTCGGAAATCGAGCGCCTGGAAGGCTTTCTGCAGACGGTGGAGAAAAAACTGGACAACGAGCAGTTCGTGGAGAACGCCCCCGGGGAGGTGGTGCAGCGTGAGCGCGACAAGAAGGCCGACACCGAGACCAACCTGGAGAAACTGCGCGGCATCCTGAAGGAGATCGCCTCCTGA